ACACCAACTGGCATTTGGAGttatcattcagaaataatagCCTTTGTTATGGAATTGAAAACTGAAAAGCCGAGCTGATCCTAGCTCCCTCTGCGAGCATGTACACGCCCAGTGACTACGCAAGAAACACGTCTGACCTACAGCTCACTGAGTAGGCAGCAGGTAAATATGTGCTTCAGGTATTTTTATCAACAGCTGACTAATTCGTCAAAAGAAGAAAATTATTCACggcagtctgtgaaaaccatgTCAGTGCCAACATCATTTTGTTGTGATTAAATGTTTTctacataatttaaaatgacattctgttcaaatgtaattttgatatatttaatattgccttagtaaggtcatgtcaaagactgaAGTTAATGTGAAATCGatgattgaaatcaaaattTCCCATCATTAGATTGTgtgactttagcctggatttcacatgTAGGGTCaaattgttaaaataaaatctttaatagacattttaaaggagatttatttgttttaaaagcaattATTTTACAAGCAGGGCTGTATTCGCTGTACTACATCAGCCATGATGTCAAAGCCTGGGAAAGCCTATTAAATACTAAGCCAATTAAACATAGTGGTTTGGAAAAATGAATCATGacaaaaattaaacttttcatCATGATGGCAAATACTTAAATTCGGTTTGAACACTGGATGGGTTCAAGTGTCAACTGTATTCATACATATTGGGGGTTGTAATTGCTTGTATTGATTATGGGGGGTTACTTTCCCTGATCCCCtccaaaacttttttatttttcttatgtttcgctagataagacccttatgcctcgtttgggatcatttagagtcctttgaaactggaatttaaaactgcattaaaacttttaagtgttggggtccattaaagtccattaaaatgagaaaaatcctggaatgttttcctcaaaaaacataatttcttctcaactgaacaaagaaagacatcaacatattggatgacatggtggtgagtaaatatctggattttttttaagaaaaatgactaatcctttaaagtcaGCAAAGCTCAGCAAACTGGAACAGGACACAAGATCAGGAgacttgctttttaaaaaatgaactttTGACTTGGCACAGTATTAGGTACTGAAGGACAAAATAATGGCCAACTGGCCAAAGATGTCATGCTGTGAATGCATATGATAGGCGTATGTTCAATGACATTAAATaccaaaatgaaaacaacacaaaaaatcTGGAGTTGTTTAACGCGCGTTTGAATAAAATATGGACAGACCCAACTGCTGGTTTTAATGAACCtagattttatataaatatacattttagacTCAACAACAGTATGGGTTCatttaaacccaacagttgggtttgtccatgggttGAAATAACTAATGTAATGAACTTTACTATGTCTATTGACATAGTTCACcccaaatatttttcattatttacacACCCCTCATGTCGGTTGAACCCTCATTTATTTGTTCTTCAGAACCCAAACatagatttttaaaaagtgttgcTTGGGGTTTGATGGTTATTATTACCAACGCGGTCACCATCCACTTCCATAGTCACAACAAAAACCTTCAAGTTTCAAAAtgacccaaaagtgttaaataaataagtgcACTCAACACGCGTCATATGTTTCAAGTGTCCTGAAGACATTTACGTCTCTACTTTCTTCTTGTGAATTTCACTGCCGTTTCagttatttaaaagtaaacattGTAAAACTTCATAAACAACAGTTCAGACAAGGAGAATTTACATTGGAAGAgacacaacattttttttttttaatctgcaTTTGGCCTCTGAAGGTCAAAGAAAGAGggtagtaaatgatgacaaaattgtcattttggggtaaacttttgctttaatgctttacttatttaaaacaataatgatCTTCCCATCTCAATACTCGAGGTAAAGCAAACTGAAAGATTAAAGTTGATTTAAGGATTTACTTAATCTGGGTAGCAGGAACCATTTTAAAGTAATGTAAAACCATACGCCAAATACTCACAGTCAGAGGCAAGGAGCAAATGACGAAGATGAAGGTCATGGAGGCAAGCAGTACCAGATGGTCCATCTCTTCTTCTCCCTGTCCAAACCAGGTGCTCATTCTCCTCTTGCGTCCGGCCGACAACACCGAACCCCGTCGACTCAACTGACTCCGGTGCATACGGCAGAGGGTAACAATAACCGAACCGTTGCACAAGAAAACTACAGCGATTAAAAGTGCCATCAGCACGGAATAGGACAGCGAAAAAGCTAGAGTCCTCCGCTCCTCATCTTCGCCTTCGCCTTCCGCCTCCATCTTGATAAAACACCACGTCCCAGGACAGTACTGCTTGTGTCGTCCGTATCCGAAGAAAGGCAGCAAGCAGAAAACAAAGGTGAAGAGATAGATGAGGAACAGGGCGACCTTTGCGAAGCTTCGACGTACGTGTTTGGAGTAAAAATATGGGTGACTTATAGCGAGGCATCGTTCGACTGCCATCGCGCACAGTATCAGCATCGAAGCGAGACCGAAGAAGGTCATGGCAAAGGCGAAGAGTTCACACAGCCACCGATTTCCCGTAAGACCCACCAGGGATAGGCTTTGAGCGTAGCAAACAAAAACAGGTGGGCTGAGTAAACACGTTCCCAACAGATCTGTCAGAGCGAGGCCTGTCACGAGAATGCAGAAGACTGAGGTCTTGGTGCGACGCTCTTTTTGGTGGACACCCAGGATGGCCAAGGCCACCAGGTTGCCAACTACACCAGCGATGAACATGATCGTGCTCAACACCGGGTTGCCATTCACGTCTATCCGAGTGATGTTCTCACAGGACTTGTTTGAAAGCATGCTCAGACTGCTTTGCCTTTGAACCCGACCCCAAAGGCAGGGATCTGGCAAAGGCAGTTGTGTTTATTGTACAAGACTGGCAGGTTTTCTTAGTTGAGAATGCAAAGAATctgtaattaaaaaataaaaaagatacaaAGTTTATCACAGTCAACCAATCAAAGTAGTTGCTTAATGCAGATGAAAAACGTAAAGtatgacattttcagttttctGCTTTTATCATTACACTATCAGAAAAAGCTGTAACTGGGGCAGTACTCTTTCAAAAAGCACACTTTTGGTCCTAAAGGATGCATACTTGAAGctatgtacctaaatggtactgTAAATATAAGGACCTCTTTGAAGGGTACCACCGTAGTGACAGcttttttttattctgacagtgtatCTTATATAGCATATAGTCCTAACCCTAAATATTTTGGATCTATTTCAAGGCTGACAGAAATTGCTTAAGGCTATTGTGCTATAGTCGTGGTATACTGACTTAACTACATTGGGGTAAAAATAGCTTCTAACCAGCATTTAAAAATTTGATTTGTTTGGTTTAAACCTCAAAACAATGTGTAAGCTCTTAGAAAATCTCTTGGGAACACATATACATTATGCAGTCATAACATGGGCCATATGGTTTTGTACAAACCATCATTGCAAGAACATTACACATACTTACATTTTCCAAAAACATTTGAGGTCAATtaactaaaatgtttctcatgatCTTACAAACCTTTTAAACTGAAGGTGCTGAAATTACTGTTGTAGGTAAAGATataagtgtgctatatctttcattacaaaactaaaattTTACCAATTTCAATTAGAAATGGTTTTGGACTGAAAATCAGCCAATAAGAATAGATGTTAACTTCTTCAATACTACATCTCAAGTTGAGACCTTAAGAAGTTGCTTGATAAAATGACAAGAGAACATTTCTTCCTATTCAGATTAAATGGTAACTAAATGTGATAAAATATGACACAGTCTTGATTTTTACATAATTCACATTTGTAACTCCATAGTTTTGAGGATTTTACTATTAGtctaaaataatgaaaaaatttGAATAAGTGACGATGAACTTTAAAACGGTAATGTATATAGTTTTGTTATTGTAAACACCTGTATTCATATGAAAGCAAACACGCACCTGTTATGTCCATATCTCGCGCTGCGTCTAATCACGCGCTTCCATTCATTTTAACCATGAACATTTATCGTGTCTGTCAGTCCAAACCCGACATTTAAACGCGAAATCGATGTGCCATATCCGCGGGTTGTTGTTTCTTCTGTAGCTTCCCCTCTTTACATTCACATACAGTTGTTAGTTGGGTTACTTGCCCGTCCAGTTCTCACCGCCCACTGCTTTCACAAGTTTCACAGCAATAAACAACTCCACAATATTAACGGAGACTAGTTCAGTTTAAATAAATTCTTACTTTGGTGTAACAAAGTCTATATACTGTCTGTTTCAGCTCGATGTGAAGGTGACTAGTATGAGTAAACCCTCTTGTGGCTGATAAATAAGCCGCGTGTGAGACAGAGAGAGGAGGGGCAGAGCGCGCACGCGGATCTGACAGCTTCACGAGTCTGCACTTGGCTATTCAACGTTTTATTCGTTTGCATAAAATACCGTTGTTTGATAGACtccacaaaatatttttttgctctTTCGTAGCTCAGGAGATTTGTTGGTGGAGTTCTCAGTTGCACTGGCGGCTGGTGCTAGAAAAATGTTGGGGGGCGCAAACAAACTCAAAATCAAACGTTGACTTTAGTAATGCTGGACTGTAGCCATTTAACAGGTTATGAATATCATCACTGCTTAGCTAAAGTGCTTAAAATGTTACTTTTGAAGTCAACTAaagcatgaaataaatgtagCCCTATGTGAATCTGTACATTTGAGCATATGTGGGTTTATATCAGTAATAAACTAATCAAATAATTTtctttctcacacacacacacacacacacacacacacacacacacacacacacacacacacacacacacacacggacgcacgcacgcacgcacgcacgcacgcacgcacagacacacacacagagccgATCCTGGCCTtctgggggccctaagcaactTTGTGAGGGGGCCCTGTCATCGCattcataaaaaacattcaCTGTCTCTGCTTAAATGTAGCTATAAACAAAATGTGAACTAAAACATGCATTATCTTATAGCTGTACATTTTTGCCACATGTACATTACTGTGACACTCATCAGAATACTTCCTAATTATAACATTGACACATGTTTTCTGAAAAGCCTTTAAACTGTTACATTAGTACTTAGAAAACAAGGTCTGCtgcaaaatatattattttttaagagaTGTAGAACATAAGGGAAGCAAATTTTAAATTATGAATCAAATAAATCCAAAATAGCTTTCAGATAAACTATAACAAATAACTCAACAGATTTTCCAATTTGTTTACAAATTAAGGCATCAGACTCCACAGATAAACATACCAAAATACATCAATAATTCTCTAGATATACAGATATTAGACCTAATgtgcattgttttaaaatgctaacaggagtcacacaacatcttgcataaataaatgtgtttatttttttacacgTATGAAAGATTTTGAGTATTAATGCGTACAAGCATTTCTAACAAAACACACTGGACAAAAACTGAATCTAGAGATTTGTACTGCAGTGTTTGTGATAAATTCATTGCATGGTTAGTCAAGACTAAATAGAAATTTTGTATTCTTAATCTTTTTACTTCTTCACAGCGCTTGTCTTTCCTGCTCCGGGTGGATAGCTTTAATATCCGAATAAAGACGCATGTTGATAGGCACGTCAACCGCATGCGGAGCTGCATAGATGGACTGACAACTGGAATTAAAGTACTGTGAGATCAGACTGCTTGTTATAATTTTGATTGGCTTCCGCCGCGGCACAATGATGTCACTCGCCAGCTGGTctgtgcagcgctgcatgaagttaaGAACAAGGGGGCCCCCTAGTGGTGTGGGGCCCTACGCAGCTCGCGTAGCCTGCGTATAGAGAGGATCGgctctgcacacacacacacagacattttttttcaatctccgtcattttttttaatccacAGCATTTCTAATCATGAACTTACAAGACAAGCATAcaagttaaaatgtgttttgttttgtaaagtGAACAGATTCACAAAGAGCGTGCATCACTTTAACATCACATGAAGCAGAATGCTTTTATCTCGCAGTGACAATGGAGGCGACAAAACACGTGTCTTTTGTGTTGAACAGGCAAATATcaaatcacaaaatactactgtgattaaaatataaacaaattttTGAACCAAACTTATCTGAAACCATCTCAAtagtgtatgacatcaaaatatcgcgAGAGAGATTAACGCACTGCCACCAACTTGACATGAATAGGAATTACATTTAGACAACTTGTAAGTGCAACAGGGCtggcgtcaagggggggcattcgcgggcagtgccccctcgaacaggttgttgtgccccccctacaaagttttttattactttaatatatatcaagaataattaaaataaattaaacattgaatgtttcatgacttgtaatgtaatcaaatgaggaaaatatagttgatatatgttttctttgattaacatagaccagtttctctgatggGTGTATTGCCGCGTCTCACCCGtcttacgtctttagcatatttgtgacttgatactagcaacgcgttttttcgcggcattttatggatcgtgtaaaatatggatattagaacatttagaacgaaccagcaccgcctgctccatcttcatgcaaacacagactggctcaaactcagagattagaggtcgaggtgaaatttacaaatctacaggacacaaCATACAGTCCAACAGTGCTCGTTCTGGACGGTTCTCGAAGTTCCCTTAAACACAGTGGCATTCTCGTGGGTGCTCCTTTAAACTCCATAAACAACAATGTTGACCAAGTCAAGGAATATACTAGATTATCGGAGCTCTCACTCTCGTTATGTCCATGCAAAGCCAGCTCAAACGCACCACAATTCTGTGCACTTTATCACGCATTCAGACTTTAAaacagcaaacagggaaaacaatAAAAGTAATGACTTACATTGAACTTCGCCAAATCTGTTTGCCATAAGAAGTGGTGGAGCACttcttaatcctttatttaCTCTTCAACTAAACGCCTTGTAAAGGGTCATTGTCATTATCAGGATAAAATCATATTTTCCTTCATCTGAAGATAGTTCACTTGCTTCCACTGATCAGGGCTGGGTTTCCTGATAaagattgaacttagcacttaggAGCGTTTACCAAAGATGCACATAAAACGATCGCCCGCAGCTGGGTTtaaagtgctacttacgagtcccTATCcttttgtcaagtgctgaaatgtcacctaaAAAAATGACTCGTAATTGTAGCaaaagcttgtttaggctaatgatcttcagccgatatacactaatatttttaataatattattcattattgttcaatgacttaTTACATGTAATGTGTGCATCATGCAATATTCTGGGtaacagtgaaatagtacaactaaatgattttattttgtattaatttgcagtATCgtgtaacatgttaaagtagctttcctctctggccaactctaaaggacaagtttggtattttacacttaaagccctgttttcagattgtttatgatgaaatagaacggttttgactgaagttTGGACATGTGACGCTGGCCTGAGATTTTTatggtgtttgttgtttcaccccCCACCTCTGCagtggctgtataggtgcactggaacaatccttcctaaaatgcattaaacttttgtttacaaagatgtgaaactcacagagtggtcaggggtgttcactgatatgctcacacaaaaatcgctgcaaaagatgctttccaacaggttttatcgtagtttttgtccaactccattgacttgtattagatgtgctgtgaggtatgcTATTACTCTGCCGCTGGAAACGGAAATGgggttgtttgtattcttgcaattggcaaaggtggattatcgccaccaactgggctggagtgtctattattcaagctctcaacagaagaatgtacgggtgtgaggcgtttggaaaaataggtccacaagtttacaacgaatgctaaaacacctgttagaatgcgtattttgcagcgtttttgtgtgagcataccagtgaacacccctgaccactcggtgagccCCACGTCCCCGTAAACGAAAGttcaatgcattttaggaaggattgttcctgtgcacccaTGCAGCCATTGTATAGGTGGGGAccgatacaacaaacacccgaaaaccCTCGGGCCAACATCATATGTCCAAACTTCaatcaaaaccgttctatttcatcataaacaatctgacaACAGGGCTTTAatgtgcccatattatgaaaaactcactttttctgggttttggggtgttattttgtgtctctgatgcttccACGCGTATACAAACTtgggaaaaaatccatccatgctgttttgagtgagattcaggtttctgaatgtcctctgccttgagtctcagattgcgcgagttcaaactcagctccgaAGTGATGTAACTAGCCATTTCGTCACATtccgtttgaattttcccgcccaccaccccactcgcaggtctccacccaccaggtagctagagagcacagagagagcagtcacttcgctgataccctttatgctgttatcatgtctcactgaaataacagcgctatttggatattatggattatactcccgccttgaaaacaaagtttaaacgtgtgtttatttaaacctaaaatgtgatctcatatacagtgtgttacgagGCAAATAGTCCTCAaattgtaggcgataagacattcatgcgaaatctgatgtaaacaacagactatgtagctatatttcacggattatacgcatttgtggacaagaatgtattttattggactttcatggattattcacacatctgaaacagactggattcgattcgcgatcgttgtatcaacacaaaaggtaagaagtcacgttatattttgcatgttgtcatcttctgtcacaaaatactacatttatgatgctagagcatctgtatctcaaaacagagatcatacattgatTCTAATgccgtaaattataccttttaaatgtatatgctATTCaattgtttgtagacagtaacgttaggctatatagatattttttgcaGACTAGAGAGTttgcagcgtggtttcgaaagttaaaaaaaaaaatgtaacggctttattttacaattctacaataactaagtaatagtgctttgccaaactaaaagtgtttgccaaactaaccgagaccgggccttaccgatccggcttttctgacgaggccaacgtacccccgagtctcttataactttacagtccggacctcccgctagcttctagcaattagcacgcagcccacaagcagtatacatcccctgccgggtcttaatttctgtcatttgcgaaaataatgcgtttgaaaatgttttataacgggaatatgttagccttgtccagggaaaacgagtttattgttgagactgctacatcacaatttactctggaatcattgtgtgtcaagagtttcttctcctggagtgtacttattagtgatacttttctgcttgatttgtctgttggcaacataaaccgttaataataataataatatataaaataataacacagtatggtctgtactgctcacgataccACTGAGCACGCGCAcgggcacatgacgttagtagttgggcgtgatcaaaggagcagcagctcataaatatgtaatgaccacctcaaaacggcacaatctgaaatgccctgaaacagaggctcctagagatgggtaaaaatattttcctacaagctattccgagcaaacaacttttgaagcATGCTTTacggaactcatacacctatttaacttgtggaaaagcagtcataatatggacactttaagtgtaaaataccgaacttgtcctttaaggggtTAGTGCCCCAGCGCCCCCTATTGACCAGTGGCCACTGCTCAGTTGTGTACTAATTTAATGATGGGGGTGTACATCTCGACTATGATGttacagttggtgttatgttgagattggccggTTTTTAGCAGTCTTTTgtatgcacaaggtttacataaggaggaAACAATTGCACTTTaggctcacaatatgtcattcATTAGCATGTACAGATtatcttattattcatctatgcttaggtaaatacatttttacatcctactgcacctttaaagggttTCCTTCAAGCTTACGAATTTAAAGTAGGCTAAGCAGACTTCAATGGACCTGTGCTGCCTGAGACCTGCAGAAAGCagaataaatgtgtttgttgttAGAAATCAGAAGAAGAGAAAGATGATCGtggtttgaaataaataaacctgCGTGCTTTCCACAACATTTCTGCTTGTACTAAAACCATAGACAGCTAGAATCAGCACGCTGACTGTGTTATCCACCCATTAATGTAAAATTTATACAATTTCCAAGTCTGTCTGAAATTAGATAGCTGTAGCagttaatgtgtgtgtgtgtgtgtgtgtgtgtgtgcgcgcgcgcacgcacacacgtgttagcacacacacacacgcacgcacgcacacacataaattTGAGTTCCTATGAACATTGATTGTTGTTGTCTATAAGCATGCATTATGAATCTTTGTGAGGTACCCTGGAGCCATAGGAAATAACTATACAGCACTTTTCAACAGGAACCAGACACAATTATTTCCTTTTAGACTTAATGGCCTGTGTTATTAACCCAACCCAAACACTTACATGTGGTTCTGTTTACAGTTTATCCCAGAATAGTGGCATTATATTCTCTTGTCCTGGAGATGATCTATGATGATGTCGCCTATAGAATAAGAAATATATAGAAAATTTTGGAGTTTACATGCAACttattttcttgtaaatgagcacttttatcaggctcttatgtttaggatCAGGAATTATACTTGCAATAAAAAGGTTATTCAAAAGGAAtttaaatgccttattttcacacatgtcactttagtcatttcgttgtttttttaaaggggacatatcatgtaaatctgactttttccatgtttaagtgctataattgggttcccagtgcttctatcaacctagaaaatgtgaaaaagatcaacacaataacttagttttggtaaaccattctctgcaagcatgtgaaaaaataggtaaattgggctccccttgtgatgtcagaaggggataataccgcctcttaatctgcactatccaaccacggcactgccattgtGTGCAGAGATCAACTAACTTGCATTTTAAGACACCCACAAGTGTcagttttaacatgctataataaattatctatatggtattttgaactagaacttcacatatgcactctggagacaccaaagatttatttgacttcTTAAAacagtcttgtgaaatgtcccctttaaacaatgGCAAAAGTGCATGAAAACTCAATACACGCAAGATATCATTTTCACGTCCACCATCACGTTGTtcaaatagcaaatgcattttcgCCCATTTGTGCGCCCATGGCCGTTCTGTAAATAGTTCAGCCACATtgtgtgttcaggcacattgttggcgtgtttttttttaagtaatatttttcaaaacactcatGGCGCTGTCCCAGTGCTGAAACATTTCggctctccacacgtttgtaaattatttatctctttttttgtttcaaataaagttttttttgcatatttgtaaattattattataaaaatcttTTTGAGAT
This sequence is a window from Misgurnus anguillicaudatus chromosome 24, ASM2758022v2, whole genome shotgun sequence. Protein-coding genes within it:
- the ptgir gene encoding prostacyclin receptor, with translation MLSNKSCENITRIDVNGNPVLSTIMFIAGVVGNLVALAILGVHQKERRTKTSVFCILVTGLALTDLLGTCLLSPPVFVCYAQSLSLVGLTGNRWLCELFAFAMTFFGLASMLILCAMAVERCLAISHPYFYSKHVRRSFAKVALFLIYLFTFVFCLLPFFGYGRHKQYCPGTWCFIKMEAEGEGEDEERRTLAFSLSYSVLMALLIAVVFLCNGSVIVTLCRMHRSQLSRRGSVLSAGRKRRMSTWFGQGEEEMDHLVLLASMTFIFVICSLPLTICGFLNAVSPVGNDQQNLAAFRFHASNPILDPWIFIIFRKTVFKHLRSFFRCRFPKDAVKSTAQNALSVPLEVGDTSNSTAIQSKIYCTLPQ